Genomic segment of Streptomyces lydicus:
ATTCGCCAGGTTCGGATCTGATCAGCGGCCCCAAAGATGTCGATCTCTCCGGCCGTCAGGGCTTGAGCCAGAGTGACCAGGTCTCCATAGGGCGGGTCGATGCCCTCGCCGGAGGCGTGCATGTAGGCGAGGGCGATCGCGCAGGCGAATCGGAGGTTGTGCGCTGGGAGCGGCTTGAGTAGCAGGAGGGTCTCGAGCAGCGCGGCTGCGCGCCAAGCAGGGTCGGAGGTGACGCCGAGACGTGGTGGGTCGACGCGGTGACGGGCGACGGCGGCGACCAGCGCGGAGAAGTCGGAGACGATCGGCTGATCGGGAAGTGCCTGCTCGTGCTGTTGCAGGAGCCAGCGCACGTCGATGTGGAGGATGGGGCCCATGTGGTTAGGCGGCCTTTTCCTTCCTGCCGGTGGCCGGCCCGTCGTCGATGCCGGCAGCTGCGATGGCCGCGCTCAGGTCCGGATCATGGAAGA
This window contains:
- a CDS encoding toxin Doc translates to MGPILHIDVRWLLQQHEQALPDQPIVSDFSALVAAVARHRVDPPRLGVTSDPAWRAAALLETLLLLKPLPAHNLRFACAIALAYMHASGEGIDPPYGDLVTLAQALTAGEIDIFGAADQIRTWR